One Zerene cesonia ecotype Mississippi chromosome 25, Zerene_cesonia_1.1, whole genome shotgun sequence DNA window includes the following coding sequences:
- the LOC119836685 gene encoding S-methyl-5'-thioadenosine phosphorylase, with protein sequence MGDTTKIKIGIIGGSGFDEPGLFENPVERAVTTPFGNPSDVLLEGFIKGVPCVILARHGRKHQYQPSDVNYRANIWALKEVGCTHVIATTATGSLVENYEPGSLVIIDDFIDRTWGRKCTFYDRTEGGPKGVCHLPMFPAFCASARDALSHAATSRGYACHHSGTVVTIQGPRFSSRAESLMHRQWGGHLVNMTTVPEVVLAKEAGLSYAAVALVTDYDCWRENEKSVCVSDVLEAFAKNVKKAADVIVDAIQILAAKADHAYLEAHKDLVSSAIMLKE encoded by the exons ATGGGAGATACAACTAAAATTAAg atcgGTATTATTGGAGGATCCGGTTTCGATGAGCCAGGATTATTCGAGAACCCCGTGGAACGCGCCGTTACCACTCCGTTCGGGAATCCGTCTGATGTTCTGCTTGAAGGTTTTATTAAAGGCGTGCCCTGTGTCATACTCGCACGACATGGCAGAAAACATCAGTACCAGCCCAG TGACGTCAATTACCGTGCGAACATATGGGCGCTAAAGGAAGTGGGGTGCACGCACGTGATCGCCACCACGGCCACGGGGAGCCTCGTCGAGAACTACGAACCGGGAAGTCTGGTTATTATTGACGATTTTATTGATAG gaCATGGGGTCGCAAATGCACATTCTACGACCGCACGGAGGGGGGTCCAAAGGGTGTCTGTCATTTGCCAATGTTCCCCGCGTTCTGTGCGTCGGCTCGCGACGCGCTGTCACACGCGGCGACGTCTAGGGGCTACGCTTGCCATCATAGCGGCACTGTTGTTACTATACAGGGACCTAG GTTTTCCAGTCGAGCAGAAAGCCTAATGCATCGCCAATGGGGCGGTCATCTCGTTAATATGACTACAGTGCCAGAA GTAGTGTTAGCGAAGGAAGCGGGACTGAGCTATGCAGCTGTAGCACTCGTCACTGATTACGACTGCTGGAGAGAAAATGAGAAATCG gTATGCGTGAGCGACGTTCTTGAAGCATTTGcgaaaaatgtgaaaaaagcCGCCGATGTCATCGTAGACGCTATACAGATTTTGGCCGCTAAAGCTGATCATGCCTATTTAGAAGCTCACAag gATCTGGTTTCGTCCGCCATCATGCTAAAGGAATAA
- the LOC119836686 gene encoding cytochrome c oxidase assembly factor 7 homolog: MAYDLKKEEEVKEFVENLGVEYRFGCFKEKKPEVCHLLGDYLEAIKKDFTKAAAVFKSNCLDYNYGKSCLKYGNYKLIGKGGNKSEPEEALKFFEKGCELNDPTSCLHAGLLLTATGPDATAPKDVPKGYNYLKKACDSNEAMACHYLAGMYLSGVPRNPKQFNPHNPEKNKTLDYLLRPDMKQAFSFAKRGCELGHVYACANVSLMYKKGDGVEKNLEESKRYFEIAQSLQKAHEQTKEVKFQQGLEK; the protein is encoded by the exons ATGGcttatgacttaaaaaaagaggAAGAGGTCAAGGAATTTGTAGAGAACCTTGGCGTTGAATATAGATTCGGTTGCTTCAAAGAAAAGAAGCCAGAAGTGTGTCACCTATTGGGTGATTATTTAGAAGCAATTAAAAAAGACTTCACGAAAGCGGCTGCAGTATTTAAAAGCAACTGTTTAGACTATAACTATGGAAAATCTTGCCTTAAGTacggaaattataaattaattggtaAAGGCGGGAATAAAAGTGAACCAGAGGAAGCTTTAAAGTTTTTTGAAAAAGGTTGTGAATTAAATGATCCGACTTCTTGCTTACATGCTGGCTTGCTACTCACTGCGACTGGCCCCGACGCCACAGCTCCAAAAGATGTGCCTAAAG GTTACAACTACTTGAAAAAAGCTTGTGATAGCAACGAAGCTATGGCTTGCCACTATCTAGCAGGGATGTACCTCAGCGGAGTACCGAGAAACCCAAAACAATTCAACCCTCACAACCCTGAAAAGAACAAAACTCTAGACTATTTGCTCCGTCCAGACATGAAACAGGCCTTTTCATTCGCAAAGAGGGGATGTGAGCTTGGTCATGTGTATGCCTGCGCTAATGTCAgcttaatgtataaaaagggTGATGGGGTTGAAAAGAATTTAGAAGAATCAAAAAGATATTTTGAGATTGCACAAAGCTTACAAAAGGCCCACGAACAAACAAAAGAGGTTAAATTCCAACAAGGACTTGAGAAATAG